In Methylomonas sp. ZR1, one DNA window encodes the following:
- a CDS encoding right-handed parallel beta-helix repeat-containing protein, whose product MFIKLVITLTFATLCSAAAAKDYYVSPSGSDSLNGLSPSINFWTKTGPFKTLTRARNAIRQLKAAGKFNEAITVHVGRGTYQLQAPLELNDNDSGFLGQEITWQGEKGATFITGAINLNCQPFDPQTPRKILSCSVNNDALANIKSESLKRLAGNAPVFELFVDGIKMQLARWPDSDWAHIRLPLTDNTSFTVFEKLPLFTGDLSNAQIHTLPGSDYYDQYIGVSQINFANNQIDLASETTQKISSGRLFYLENFQSALNTPKEWFYDIANSQIKFIAPEASLAKQVLISSIPTLLKIYSANYLNFRNITFQHSTSTAITLTYAENVVFDNLEIRNVGGKAIEGYATNNITVTNNHLHDAGRGGVLLYGGDRPTLQASGNLIHNNIFHDYDTVLYNYAPAIEIGGVAATVSHNLVKNAFGNGIVMAGNDHLVEKNEITNICQKSGDCGSIYASGRDLTYRGSIIRYNYVHDVTGYMLNGVTLNIANNIIQYMNEGARGIYLDDAVSGQTVYGNILVNSGYIDIQLGGGRDNRIENNVIKTNKYAILVDQRGAYFAWSALKNSLSTMPINTAIWREKYPKLGAPINNEKWAEGNSIQHNIVISGKADGRSLQYTLPKATNTIGSNLVWHTARNFKVDYKILDAATAKGAALWTDWINQGIEWGSLYVDPCLDISGSTINFTCTESPVSKIGFKPIPIDIGLLQ is encoded by the coding sequence ATGTTTATTAAACTTGTCATAACTCTAACCTTCGCAACGCTCTGCTCCGCAGCGGCGGCAAAGGATTACTACGTATCGCCCTCGGGCAGCGACAGCCTGAATGGCCTGTCCCCCAGCATCAATTTCTGGACCAAAACCGGCCCTTTCAAAACGCTAACTCGCGCCCGAAACGCTATTCGGCAATTAAAAGCTGCGGGGAAATTCAATGAAGCTATCACGGTCCATGTCGGGAGGGGGACTTACCAACTACAAGCTCCACTAGAGTTGAACGATAATGACTCTGGATTTCTTGGGCAGGAAATTACATGGCAAGGTGAAAAAGGCGCAACATTCATTACTGGCGCAATCAATCTTAATTGCCAACCATTCGACCCCCAAACGCCAAGAAAAATATTGAGCTGCTCAGTAAACAATGATGCTTTAGCGAATATCAAGTCTGAAAGTCTAAAGCGTCTAGCAGGTAACGCACCCGTGTTCGAACTGTTTGTAGACGGAATCAAAATGCAGCTAGCCCGTTGGCCTGATTCTGATTGGGCCCATATAAGACTACCCTTGACAGACAACACAAGCTTTACCGTGTTTGAAAAACTGCCTCTATTTACCGGCGATTTGAGTAATGCCCAAATACATACCTTACCTGGCAGCGATTATTATGACCAATATATTGGTGTCTCCCAAATTAACTTTGCGAATAATCAAATAGATTTAGCCTCTGAAACAACTCAAAAAATCTCCAGCGGTCGATTATTTTACCTGGAAAATTTTCAATCTGCTCTCAACACCCCTAAAGAATGGTTTTACGATATAGCAAATTCCCAGATTAAATTTATAGCACCTGAAGCTAGTCTTGCTAAGCAAGTATTAATCTCTTCTATACCTACACTATTAAAAATATATTCAGCAAATTATCTCAACTTCAGAAATATAACTTTTCAACATAGTACAAGTACAGCCATTACGCTGACCTATGCAGAAAACGTAGTGTTTGATAACCTTGAAATAAGAAATGTCGGGGGCAAAGCTATCGAAGGCTATGCCACTAACAATATCACTGTCACCAATAACCATTTGCATGATGCAGGTCGAGGTGGCGTTCTACTCTATGGCGGTGATAGACCAACCTTGCAAGCATCCGGAAATCTAATTCACAATAACATTTTTCACGATTACGACACAGTGCTATACAACTACGCACCAGCCATCGAAATAGGCGGTGTAGCAGCAACTGTTTCTCATAACCTCGTCAAAAACGCTTTTGGTAATGGAATTGTAATGGCCGGAAATGATCATCTGGTAGAAAAAAACGAAATCACTAATATCTGTCAAAAAAGCGGCGACTGCGGATCAATATATGCATCAGGAAGAGACTTGACATATCGAGGCAGCATAATTCGCTATAATTATGTTCACGACGTTACCGGATATATGCTCAATGGCGTCACTCTCAATATAGCCAACAATATCATTCAATATATGAATGAAGGCGCTCGAGGTATTTATCTTGATGACGCCGTCAGCGGCCAAACGGTATATGGGAATATTCTTGTCAACTCTGGCTATATAGATATTCAACTAGGTGGTGGGCGCGATAACCGAATCGAAAACAATGTCATTAAAACCAATAAATATGCCATTTTAGTGGACCAAAGAGGGGCGTATTTTGCTTGGTCTGCTCTAAAAAACAGCTTATCGACAATGCCAATTAACACCGCTATTTGGCGAGAGAAATATCCAAAGCTAGGTGCACCGATAAATAATGAAAAATGGGCGGAAGGAAATAGCATTCAGCACAATATTGTAATTTCAGGCAAAGCTGATGGTAGATCTCTGCAATATACTTTGCCAAAAGCAACCAATACCATAGGAAGCAACCTAGTCTGGCATACTGCCCGTAACTTCAAAGTGGACTACAAAATTTTAGATGCCGCAACGGCAAAAGGGGCCGCACTATGGACAGATTGGATAAATCAGGGTATAGAA